One genomic segment of Sminthopsis crassicaudata isolate SCR6 chromosome 4, ASM4859323v1, whole genome shotgun sequence includes these proteins:
- the SUPT4H1 gene encoding transcription elongation factor SPT4: protein MALETVPKDLRHLRACLLCSLVKTIDQFEYDGCDNCDSYLQMKGNREMVYDCTSSSFDGIIAMMSPEDSWVSKWQRVSTFKPGVYAVSVTGRLPQGIVRELKSRGVVYKSRDTAIKT, encoded by the exons ATGGCGTTAGAGACCGTTCCCAAGGATTTGCGACATCTGCGAGCTTGTCTTCTTTGTTCTTTGGTCAAG aCTATAGACCAATTTGAGTATGATGGCTGTGATAATTGTGACTCATATCTACAGATGAAAGGTAATCGAGAGATGGTATATGACTGCACAAGTTCTTCTTTTGATGG GATCATTGCGATGATGAGTCCGGAAGACAGCTGGGTCTCTAAATGGCAGCGAGTTA GTACCTTCAAGCCTGGAGTTTATGCAGTGTCTGTCACTGGCCGTCTGCCTCAAG GAATTGTTCGGGAACTGAAGAGCCGAGGTGTGGTTTACAAATCCAGAGACACAGCAATAAAGACCTAG
- the RNF43 gene encoding E3 ubiquitin-protein ligase RNF43 isoform X3, producing MAGERGASAVLFDITEDRAAAEQLQQPLGLRWPVVLIWDKDAEKLMEFVYKNQKAHVRIELKEPPAWPDYDVWILLTVVGIIFVVILASVLRIRCRPRHRPEPLQQRTAWAISQLATRRYKTNCRQLQSQWSDSGSNCSSAPICAICLEEFTDGQELRVISCRHEFHRTCVDPWLHQHQTCPLCMFNIIEGDRFSQSSRPSRPYQEPGRRLHLIRQHPGHAHYHLPAAYLQGISQTPVAQVPRPGPFLASMEHGSWPHRPPRTLRLGHACTQPRLAAPPHPHAASWRLGHLGACSMQHPSACSASPRRSRPHDSSGSGESYRTERSGYLADGPASDSSSGPCHGSSSDSVVNCTDISLQGIHGSSSTFRSSLSDFDPLVYCSPEGETREEVQPSIGYRPRSLDSVVPKSDVQMSSHIHYHKHRHHHYKKRFQWHGRKASPENGLSQVRLTASRTEPQSEPLPLIQKVPKSIPPSPSRQLSYPRTQGLTELHYGPEENSGASPAHLSNPLGLQRSAVLTRHQQRRRRGLPEPISITQPQDVPVIPNLQVLPHHDSSLTYPWPREAHPLIPGPLGLETRLLSDTSGPCYSSSQPVWLCLTHCHPLSPCPPEERPTEWNPGVPDDRPCPYPHCQALTAQPGPEEEIEELCEQAV from the exons ATGGCAGGTGAAAGAGGAGCAAGTGCTGTCCTCTTTGACATCACTGAGGACCGTGCAGCTGCTGAACAG CTGCAGCAGCCTCTGGGACTGAGGTGGCCAGTGGTATTGATTTGGGACAAGGATGCTGAGAAGTTGATGGAGTTTGTGTATAAGAACCAAAAGGCCCATGTGCGAATTGAGCTGAAGGAGCCCCCAGCTTGG CCAGATTATGACGTGTGGATACTCCTCACTGTGGTGGGCATCATTTTTGTGGTCATTCTTGCTTCTGTGCTGCGGATCCGATGCCGCCCTCGCCACAGGCCG GAGCCCTTGCAACAAAGAACAGCTTGGGCTATCAGCCAGTTGGCTACTCGAAGGTACAAGACTAACTGCCGACAACTCCAATCCCAGTGGTCTGATTCGGGGAGCAACTGCAGTTCTGCACCCATCTGTGCAATCTGCTTAGAAGAGTTTACAGATGGGCAG GAGCTACGGGTTATTTCCTGTCGCCATGAATTCCACCGTACTTGTGTGGACCCTTGGCTACATCAGCACCAGACCTGCCCACTCTGCATGTTCAACATCATAG agGGAGATCGATTTTCTCAGTCCTCAAGGCCCTCACGTCCATACCAAGAACCTGGAAGAAGACTCCATCTCATTCGCCAACATCCTGGTCATGCCCACTATCATCTCCCCGCCGCATACTTGCAGGGCATTTCACAGACTCCAGTAGCCCAAGTCCCTCGACCTGGCCCCTTCTTAGCCTCCATGGAGCATGGTTCTTGGCCTCATCGCCCACCCAGAACCTTGCGACTTGGACATGCATGCACTCAGCCTCGCTTAGCGGCTCCTCCGCATCCCCATGCTGCTAGCTGGAGACTGGGCCACCTTGGAGCCTGTTCTATGCAGCATCCATCAGCTTGCTCAGCTTCCCCACGACGGTCAAGGCCACATGACAGCAGTGGATCAGGGGAGAGCTATCGTACAGAGAGAAGTGGTTATCTGGCAGATGGACCAGCCAGTGACTCTAGTTCTGGGCCCTGCCACGGTTCTTCCAGTGACTCAGTGGTCAATTGCACAGACATTAGCCTTCAGGGCATCCATGGCAGCAGCTCTACCTTCCGAAGTTCCCTTAGTGACTTTGACCCTTTGGTATACTGTAGCCCTGAGGGTGAGACTCGGGAGGAGGTACAGCCCAGCATAGGTTATCGGCCCCGCTCTCTGGACTCAGTGGTGCCAAAATCAGATGTCCAGATGTCTAGTCACATCCATTACCATAAGCACCGGCACCATCATTACAAAAAACGCTTCCAGTGGCATGGCAGGAAAGCTAGTCCAGAAAATGGATTATCCCAGGTCAGGCTTACAGCTTCCCGGACAGAACCCCAATCAGAGCCACTACCTCTTATTCAAAAAGTCCCCAAATCTATTCCCCCATCCCCATCTAGGCAGCTCTCTTATCCAAGGACTCAGGGCCTCACAGAGTTACACTATGGCCCTGAAGAAAACTCTGGTGCCAGCCCTGCTCACCTTTCTAACCCTTTAGGATTACAGAGATCTGCTGTCTTGACACGACACCAGCAAAGGAGACGAAGGGGACTCCCCGAGCCAATCTCTATCACCCAACCCCAGGATGTTCCTGTGATCCCTAACTTGCAAGTCCTTCCCCATCATGATTCTAGCTTAACATACCCCTGGCCTCGAGAAGCCCACCCATTAATCCCTGGACCTCTGGGCCTGGAAACAAGGCTGCTATCAGATACTTCAGGACCCTGTTATTCAAGCTCACAGCCTGTATGGCTGTGCCTCACACATTGTCACCCACTGAGTCCTTGTCCACCTGAGGAAAGACCCACTGAATGGAATCCTGGTGTCCCGGATGACAGGCCATGTCCTTACCCACATTGCCAGGCACTAACAGCCCAGCCCG GTCCAGAAGAGGAGATTGAAGAGCTGTGTGAACAGGCAGTGTGA
- the RNF43 gene encoding E3 ubiquitin-protein ligase RNF43 isoform X2: MQSHPLYLCNASDDDNLEPGFISIVKLESPRRAPRPCLSLASKARMAGERGASAVLFDITEDRAAAEQLQQPLGLRWPVVLIWDKDAEKLMEFVYKNQKAHVRIELKEPPAWPDYDVWILLTVVGIIFVVILASVLRIRCRPRHRPEPLQQRTAWAISQLATRRYKTNCRQLQSQWSDSGSNCSSAPICAICLEEFTDGQELRVISCRHEFHRTCVDPWLHQHQTCPLCMFNIIEGDRFSQSSRPSRPYQEPGRRLHLIRQHPGHAHYHLPAAYLQGISQTPVAQVPRPGPFLASMEHGSWPHRPPRTLRLGHACTQPRLAAPPHPHAASWRLGHLGACSMQHPSACSASPRRSRPHDSSGSGESYRTERSGYLADGPASDSSSGPCHGSSSDSVVNCTDISLQGIHGSSSTFRSSLSDFDPLVYCSPEGETREEVQPSIGYRPRSLDSVVPKSDVQMSSHIHYHKHRHHHYKKRFQWHGRKASPENGLSQVRLTASRTEPQSEPLPLIQKVPKSIPPSPSRQLSYPRTQGLTELHYGPEENSGASPAHLSNPLGLQRSAVLTRHQQRRRRGLPEPISITQPQDVPVIPNLQVLPHHDSSLTYPWPREAHPLIPGPLGLETRLLSDTSGPCYSSSQPVWLCLTHCHPLSPCPPEERPTEWNPGVPDDRPCPYPHCQALTAQPGPEEEIEELCEQAV; this comes from the exons GCCCGAATGGCAGGTGAAAGAGGAGCAAGTGCTGTCCTCTTTGACATCACTGAGGACCGTGCAGCTGCTGAACAG CTGCAGCAGCCTCTGGGACTGAGGTGGCCAGTGGTATTGATTTGGGACAAGGATGCTGAGAAGTTGATGGAGTTTGTGTATAAGAACCAAAAGGCCCATGTGCGAATTGAGCTGAAGGAGCCCCCAGCTTGG CCAGATTATGACGTGTGGATACTCCTCACTGTGGTGGGCATCATTTTTGTGGTCATTCTTGCTTCTGTGCTGCGGATCCGATGCCGCCCTCGCCACAGGCCG GAGCCCTTGCAACAAAGAACAGCTTGGGCTATCAGCCAGTTGGCTACTCGAAGGTACAAGACTAACTGCCGACAACTCCAATCCCAGTGGTCTGATTCGGGGAGCAACTGCAGTTCTGCACCCATCTGTGCAATCTGCTTAGAAGAGTTTACAGATGGGCAG GAGCTACGGGTTATTTCCTGTCGCCATGAATTCCACCGTACTTGTGTGGACCCTTGGCTACATCAGCACCAGACCTGCCCACTCTGCATGTTCAACATCATAG agGGAGATCGATTTTCTCAGTCCTCAAGGCCCTCACGTCCATACCAAGAACCTGGAAGAAGACTCCATCTCATTCGCCAACATCCTGGTCATGCCCACTATCATCTCCCCGCCGCATACTTGCAGGGCATTTCACAGACTCCAGTAGCCCAAGTCCCTCGACCTGGCCCCTTCTTAGCCTCCATGGAGCATGGTTCTTGGCCTCATCGCCCACCCAGAACCTTGCGACTTGGACATGCATGCACTCAGCCTCGCTTAGCGGCTCCTCCGCATCCCCATGCTGCTAGCTGGAGACTGGGCCACCTTGGAGCCTGTTCTATGCAGCATCCATCAGCTTGCTCAGCTTCCCCACGACGGTCAAGGCCACATGACAGCAGTGGATCAGGGGAGAGCTATCGTACAGAGAGAAGTGGTTATCTGGCAGATGGACCAGCCAGTGACTCTAGTTCTGGGCCCTGCCACGGTTCTTCCAGTGACTCAGTGGTCAATTGCACAGACATTAGCCTTCAGGGCATCCATGGCAGCAGCTCTACCTTCCGAAGTTCCCTTAGTGACTTTGACCCTTTGGTATACTGTAGCCCTGAGGGTGAGACTCGGGAGGAGGTACAGCCCAGCATAGGTTATCGGCCCCGCTCTCTGGACTCAGTGGTGCCAAAATCAGATGTCCAGATGTCTAGTCACATCCATTACCATAAGCACCGGCACCATCATTACAAAAAACGCTTCCAGTGGCATGGCAGGAAAGCTAGTCCAGAAAATGGATTATCCCAGGTCAGGCTTACAGCTTCCCGGACAGAACCCCAATCAGAGCCACTACCTCTTATTCAAAAAGTCCCCAAATCTATTCCCCCATCCCCATCTAGGCAGCTCTCTTATCCAAGGACTCAGGGCCTCACAGAGTTACACTATGGCCCTGAAGAAAACTCTGGTGCCAGCCCTGCTCACCTTTCTAACCCTTTAGGATTACAGAGATCTGCTGTCTTGACACGACACCAGCAAAGGAGACGAAGGGGACTCCCCGAGCCAATCTCTATCACCCAACCCCAGGATGTTCCTGTGATCCCTAACTTGCAAGTCCTTCCCCATCATGATTCTAGCTTAACATACCCCTGGCCTCGAGAAGCCCACCCATTAATCCCTGGACCTCTGGGCCTGGAAACAAGGCTGCTATCAGATACTTCAGGACCCTGTTATTCAAGCTCACAGCCTGTATGGCTGTGCCTCACACATTGTCACCCACTGAGTCCTTGTCCACCTGAGGAAAGACCCACTGAATGGAATCCTGGTGTCCCGGATGACAGGCCATGTCCTTACCCACATTGCCAGGCACTAACAGCCCAGCCCG GTCCAGAAGAGGAGATTGAAGAGCTGTGTGAACAGGCAGTGTGA